A stretch of Triticum aestivum cultivar Chinese Spring chromosome 1D, IWGSC CS RefSeq v2.1, whole genome shotgun sequence DNA encodes these proteins:
- the LOC123183400 gene encoding uncharacterized protein isoform X1, whose translation MPGSIRISDIRPPVTAPLFLQVNVGKKEYIGDIGQDGFSLPVTSIRDSMVMTLYNADKELVSKTEVKTKLIVELGTMDVIFTLDSGGTIILQLQFLLSDEDRKRIQEMRNSVMKRKQQELLGNGDEFYFQEDSPLPKEHAEDIPGIPSKDDQLTLQKSMSLDDLKNRVFFSETSVDSDMVASKDIPLQIGGNTSMLEGPIDIDSEKGQGKPKSRSSSAVKKMISAFESSSPQGLPLVPRIRSESSLEEMPSVSSSETSTNPSRKPPTPGASVDAPGHTQTGPGPGKQAMIIGNKKPSTSFGKTGPLNTQESRRRSSRQSAGVSDMIRSEKRSAEKRRRRSICTYSSEQQVNPCGATSVVAWINHPHVCITTASRQLKDIVDVEHLNSMENLGQTARGEIGQRAGDGAARWPDGFPVLNGWLINQGVRGVIVIIACGAVFFNNR comes from the exons ATGCCGGGCAGCATCCGAATCTCAG ACATTCGACCACCGGTCACAGCTCCACTCTTCTTGCAAG TTAATGTAGGGAAAAAAGAGTACATCGGAGACATAGGGCAAGATGGATTCTCCCT TCCTGTTACATCGATTCGTGATAGCATGGTGATGACGCTGTACAATGCAGACAAGGAATTGGTATCCAAAACAG AGGTGAAGACAAAGTTGATTGTTGAGTTGGGAACAATGGATGTTATTTTTACTCTTGATAGTGGAGGGACAATTATTCTCCAGTTGCAGTTTCTTCTCAGTGATGAAGATCGCAAGCGCATCCAAGAGATG AGGAACTCTGTGATGAAAAGAAAGCAGCAAGAGCTACTTGGGAATGGCGATGAATTTTATTTCCAAG AAGATAGCCCACTGCCTAAAGAGCATGCAGAAGATATCCCCGGCATCCCAAGCAAAGATGACCAATTGACGCTTCAGAAGAGCATGTCGTTGGATGATCTGAAAAATAGGGTCTTCTTCTCCGAAACAAGTGTAGATTCTGACATGGTGGCTTCTAAGGACATACCACTGCAAATTGGTGGCAATACTTCGATGCTCGAAGGTCCCATCGACATCGATTCCGAGAAAGGACAGGGTAAACCAAAGAGTAGATCAAGCAGCGCGGTGAAGAAGATGATAAGTGCCTTCGAAAGCAGCTCCCCACAG GGTCTGCCTTTGGTGCCAAGGATCAGATCAGAGAGCTCGTTGGAAGAGATGCCGTCGGTTTCTTCTTCAGAGACTTCCACCAACCCTTCACGCAAGCCTCCTACTCCCGGTGCATCAGTGGACGCTCCAGGCCACACCCAGACAGGGCCCGGGCCAGGGAAGCAAGCCATGATCATCGGCAACAAGAAACCGAGCACATCTTTTGGAAAGACCGGCCCGTTAAACACACAAGAAAGCCGAAGACGGAGCTCCAGGCAGAGCGCAGGAGTGAGCGACATGATTCGCTCGGAGAAGCGGTCAGCGGAAAAGCGCCGGCGTCGCTCCATCTGCACCTACTCATCGGAGCAGCAGGTGAACCCTTGTGGTGCGACGTCTGTTGTCGCGTGGATCAACCATCCGCACGTCTGCATCACCACTGCGAGCAGGCAGCTGAAAGACATTGTTGACGTCGAGCACCTGAATTCGATGGAGAACTTAGGACAGACTGCAAGGGGAGAGATCGGGCAG CGCGCAGGTGACGGCGCGGCGCGGTGGCCTGATGGTTTCCCGGTGCTGAATGGGTGGTTGATTAACCAG GGTGTGCGTGGTGTGATAGTGATCATAGCCTGCGGGGCTGTGTTTTTCAACAACAGGTGA
- the LOC123183400 gene encoding uncharacterized protein isoform X2, with product MVMTLYNADKELVSKTEVKTKLIVELGTMDVIFTLDSGGTIILQLQFLLSDEDRKRIQEMRNSVMKRKQQELLGNGDEFYFQEDSPLPKEHAEDIPGIPSKDDQLTLQKSMSLDDLKNRVFFSETSVDSDMVASKDIPLQIGGNTSMLEGPIDIDSEKGQGKPKSRSSSAVKKMISAFESSSPQGLPLVPRIRSESSLEEMPSVSSSETSTNPSRKPPTPGASVDAPGHTQTGPGPGKQAMIIGNKKPSTSFGKTGPLNTQESRRRSSRQSAGVSDMIRSEKRSAEKRRRRSICTYSSEQQVNPCGATSVVAWINHPHVCITTASRQLKDIVDVEHLNSMENLGQTARGEIGQRAGDGAARWPDGFPVLNGWLINQGVRGVIVIIACGAVFFNNR from the exons ATGGTGATGACGCTGTACAATGCAGACAAGGAATTGGTATCCAAAACAG AGGTGAAGACAAAGTTGATTGTTGAGTTGGGAACAATGGATGTTATTTTTACTCTTGATAGTGGAGGGACAATTATTCTCCAGTTGCAGTTTCTTCTCAGTGATGAAGATCGCAAGCGCATCCAAGAGATG AGGAACTCTGTGATGAAAAGAAAGCAGCAAGAGCTACTTGGGAATGGCGATGAATTTTATTTCCAAG AAGATAGCCCACTGCCTAAAGAGCATGCAGAAGATATCCCCGGCATCCCAAGCAAAGATGACCAATTGACGCTTCAGAAGAGCATGTCGTTGGATGATCTGAAAAATAGGGTCTTCTTCTCCGAAACAAGTGTAGATTCTGACATGGTGGCTTCTAAGGACATACCACTGCAAATTGGTGGCAATACTTCGATGCTCGAAGGTCCCATCGACATCGATTCCGAGAAAGGACAGGGTAAACCAAAGAGTAGATCAAGCAGCGCGGTGAAGAAGATGATAAGTGCCTTCGAAAGCAGCTCCCCACAG GGTCTGCCTTTGGTGCCAAGGATCAGATCAGAGAGCTCGTTGGAAGAGATGCCGTCGGTTTCTTCTTCAGAGACTTCCACCAACCCTTCACGCAAGCCTCCTACTCCCGGTGCATCAGTGGACGCTCCAGGCCACACCCAGACAGGGCCCGGGCCAGGGAAGCAAGCCATGATCATCGGCAACAAGAAACCGAGCACATCTTTTGGAAAGACCGGCCCGTTAAACACACAAGAAAGCCGAAGACGGAGCTCCAGGCAGAGCGCAGGAGTGAGCGACATGATTCGCTCGGAGAAGCGGTCAGCGGAAAAGCGCCGGCGTCGCTCCATCTGCACCTACTCATCGGAGCAGCAGGTGAACCCTTGTGGTGCGACGTCTGTTGTCGCGTGGATCAACCATCCGCACGTCTGCATCACCACTGCGAGCAGGCAGCTGAAAGACATTGTTGACGTCGAGCACCTGAATTCGATGGAGAACTTAGGACAGACTGCAAGGGGAGAGATCGGGCAG CGCGCAGGTGACGGCGCGGCGCGGTGGCCTGATGGTTTCCCGGTGCTGAATGGGTGGTTGATTAACCAG GGTGTGCGTGGTGTGATAGTGATCATAGCCTGCGGGGCTGTGTTTTTCAACAACAGGTGA
- the LOC123183401 gene encoding WW domain-binding protein 11, which translates to MAAHGKPKPKPPGAPAPPPPPPPPTAAEAKKGFMRRMFPFLLAVNAFVGAYMLVRTYYKDSPAKTADSAAATATASTPSATAESPEPPVATPAKVLPPIPEDEQRRVYKWMLEEKRKVKPRDAAEKKRLDDDKALLKQIIRADTLPVL; encoded by the exons ATGGCCGCCCACGGCAAGCCCAAGCCCAAGCCGCCCGGCgcccccgcgccaccgccgcccccaccaccgccGACGGCGGCAGAGGCGAAGAAGGGCTTCATGCGCCGGATGTTCCCCTTCCTCCTCGCCGTCAACGCCTTCGTCGGCG CCTACATGCTCGTCAGGACCTACTACAAGGATTCCCCGGCCAAGACCGCCGACTCTGCCGCTGCCACTGCAACGGCGTCgaccccgtctgccaccgccgAGTCCCCTGAGCCGCCGGTGGCAACGCCTGCCAAGGTGCTGCCGCCGATCCCCGAGGACGAGCAGCGCCGGGTCTACAAGTGGATGCTGGAGGAGAAGCGCAAGGTGAAGCCACGCGACGCCGCCGAGAAGAAGAGGCTCGACGACGACAAGGCCCTGCTCAAGCAGATCATCCGCGCCGACACCCTCCCGGTGCTCTGA